AGAATTAGGAACGTATTCGGAAACTCTTGTTGGTCTTGGTGGATCACTTATCGGAGCTGATACGCCACTAGATGTAAGAGATTTTTCAGGTGATATAAAAAATTGGAAATGGACTCCTGGTCATGTAGGCGGTACAGTATTAGATGGTATTGCTGTAGTACCTTTAATTGGTGCAGCTAAGCCACTTGCAAACATGGGAACTGTATTCAAAGCAGCAAACAAAGCTGATATGTTAGATGAAGTTAAGGATGTATCTAAAAATGTTAGTAAACTAGGAACATATGATAATGTAAAAGGGCATCATCTTCATGCTAAGAAATCATTTGAAGGAAATATCGATTATGATCCCAAAACAACAGGATTGTGTATCAATAAAGAGTATATAAAAGCACGAGGATGGGATCACGGTAAGATTACAGGTATGCAAAAGAAGTTATATATAGCATTTGCCAAGAGCGGTAAAGAAGCAACTTTAGAGGAGTTTAGTAGAATTGAACGATTGGCATTACAAGCAGGAGACGTTCCAGAAGATGAAGCAGCAATAATGGTTGCTATGTCTCTGAAGCAGCTAACAGACAGTGGAATTACAAAACCAACTTATATACCTTGGGTTGGACCAATAAACAAATAATAGGGAGTGATAATCTTGAATACAAAGAAATTACTAGACAAATTTGGAGAGACGCTTATGAAGGAAGTTAGAGATTATGCTATACCACATTGGGATAGTGTAATTGGAGGTAAAACGCAAACAACTGAGGCTAAAATAATACAAGATAATTTATCAAAAATGAAAAAAGAGGATATTGAAATTATAATTAATATAATTCCTAAAATTGTTGATACTACTCTATTTTATTTTCTTAGAATGATCGAAGAAGATGACGGATTTGATCTTGTTGCAGATGCAGAAAATGGAGATAAAGTTAGCTTGAGAGAAGAAAGTTGGGGGTTAGCTGGAGAGTTGTATAACGAAGAAGGCTGGATAGCAAAATATAGTAAAGAAAGATATGAAGAAATATATTAGATATAAAAATTTCAAACAAAACAAGGGTAAAACAACATTCAAAATAGAAATGCTTAATTTTGACTTGCCGGGAGCAATCCCTGTCGACTTCAAAAACTCTATCTGGGGCGTACAGGCCACCAACAAATGGCATTAGCAACAATATAAAACATCCGCAAAGAAGCATTTTTAACAAAAGTATTAATGAAAAAACGAAATTTCTCGGTAAGTAGCCGGGAAATTCCGTTTTTTAGGCATTATAAAAAAAGCCTATTATTAGATTGTAAAAGATTAATCAGGCAACTTTTTGGTAATCATGATATAGTCCATTGAGTATTGATTTGGATTTCAGAACCGTTTTGTCAACTTTCGTTTCGGTCAATTTTTCTTTCAAAATTGGTGTCTGACAAGCAATGCCCTGATGGGTTCGGACAGGGTTATAATAATTCGCAATATACTCTTTAAGCAAGTATTTAAGATGCGTAAGTGCTTCAAAAGATGACGTCTAGCTATATCACGATCATTGCGATAAGCTAATGGTGTCATTTTTGAAGCACTTTTTATGTTTATGATTCAGCCTGCATTCTTCCGGTAAATCCTTTGACCAAGGCAGGTACTTGTCCAGAAGTTCTGGGTGGTTTTTAAAATCTGTATTAGGCATTGCTTCAAGGATATATTTTAGATACTCATACACATCCAAAATATTTGCTTTGGCAGATTCCACCAATGTATAAAGGATCGCATTAGCAGTTGCTCCCTTTGGAGTGTCAGCAAAAAGCCAGGCTCTTCTTGCCACGGCATATGGTTTGATATTTGCCTCACAAAGATTGTTGGAGATGGGAAGTCTTCCGTCTTCTAGAAATGTTTCAAGATACTTTTTCTGATTCTT
This window of the Acetivibrio cellulolyticus CD2 genome carries:
- a CDS encoding IS66 family transposase translates to NLLFKVEDEIKELSYDEKKEKRQEASRAILDAFWSWVEETSAISTTNENLTKALNYAKNQKKYLETFLEDGRLPISNNLCEANIKPYAVARRAWLFADTPKGATANAILYTLVESAKANILDVYEYLKYILEAMPNTDFKNHPELLDKYLPWSKDLPEECRLNHKHKKCFKNDTISLSQ